A part of Aspergillus oryzae RIB40 DNA, chromosome 7 genomic DNA contains:
- a CDS encoding putative mitochondrial carrier protein (mitochondrial solute carrier protein), whose product MSLDRQESVRHDESKTSRDNTLAKLTQLPPSSASIKEASSGNSSKFVGKLKGRIAEPVVAAFVAGGVAGAVSRTIVSPLERLKILLQIQSVGREEYRLSIWKALVKIGKEEGWRGFMRGNGTNCIRIIPYSAVQFGSYNFYKRFAEPTPDAELSPVRRLICGGAAGITSVTITYPLDIVRTRLSIQSASFAALGQRDGSGKLPGMFGTMVLMYKTEGGILALYRGIIPTVAGVAPYVGLNFMTYESVRKYLTPDGDKTPSSLRKLLAGAISGAVAQTCTYPFDVLRRRFQINTMSGMGYQYASVWDAVKVIVAEEGTRGLFKGIVPNLLKVAPSMASSWLSFELTRDFLVQLNDK is encoded by the exons ATGAGTCTGGATCGTCAGGAATCGGTTCGTCACGATGAATCGAAGACTTCAAGGGACAATACCTTGGCCAAGTTAACCCAGTTGCCACCGAGTTCGGCTTCGATCAAG GAAGCGTCTTCGGGAAATAGCAGCAAATTTGTTGGTAAACTCAAGGGCAGAATCGCGGAACCTGTCGTGGCAGCTTTCGTTGCTGGGGGCGTAGCAGGTGCGGTATCCAGAACCATCGTGTCGCCACTTGAACGTCTAAAAATCCTGCTTCAAATACAAAGTGTTGGCAGGGAAGAGTATAGGCTATCTATATGGAAGGCTCTTGTAAAGATCGGCAAAGAGGAGGGATGGAGAGGGTTTATGCGGGGCAATGGTACCAATTGCATTCGAATAATCCCTTATTCTGCGGTTCAATTTGGAAGTTACAATTTTTACAAAAGG TTTGCAGAACCAACTCCAGATGCTGAGTTGTCACCAGTACGCCGGCTCATTTGCGGAGGCGCTGCTGGAATTACCTCAGTCACTATAACTTATCCTCTTGACATTGTTCGGACACGTCTTTCTATTCAATCAGCGTCGTTCGCAGCCCTCGGTCAGCGCGATGGCAGCGGGAAGCTACCGGGCATGTTCGGCACCATGGTCTTAATGTACAAGACCGAGGGTGGTATCTTAGCGCTCTATCGCGGAATCATCCCTACCGTGGCTGGTGTCGCCCCATAT GTTGGTTTGAATTTCATGACATACGAATCGGTTCGAAAGTATTTGACTCCCGACGGTGACAAGACTCCTAGTTCGCTGCGTAAATTGCTAGCGGGCGCTATTTCAGGAGCAGTGGCTCAAACATGTACTTATCCATT TGATGTTCTACGGCGGCGTTTCCAAATTAATACAATGTCTGGAATGGGCTATCAGTATGCATCCGTCTGGGACGCCGTGAAAGTCATTGTTGCAGAAGAGGGAACGCGTGGTCTTTTCAAAGGAATTGTCCCCAATCTTCTGAAAGTGGCACCGAGCATGGCGAGTAGTTGGCTCAGCTTTGAGCTAACGAGGGACTTTCTTGTCCAGCTGAATGACAAATGA
- a CDS encoding uncharacterized protein (predicted protein) encodes MSRPGTTLYVTGFGHGTRARDLAYEFERFAFVEYESRRDADDAYHEMHNKRIGRDDLLKIEWARTPPSASWRFDSGRDRRRDRTPPRRGRSPSPRRGRGDYSPRRDDRYEREYDRHDRDYDRRDRDYDRRDRDYDRRDRDRERSRDRSRSPDERERDIKDDRERRDDERERRDDERENGPNGEERKVLLDPLTSAHDELDTAE; translated from the exons ATGTCTCGTCCTGGCACCACGCTCTATGTCACCGGTTTCGGGCACGGAACTCGAGCTCGCGACCTTGCCTACGAATTCGAACG GTTTGCTTTTGTGGAATATGAGAGCCGCCGTGATGCAGATGATGCGTATCATGAAATGCATAACAAACGAATTGGACGGGATGATTTATTGAAAATTGAA TGGGCTCGCACTCCAccatctgcttcttggaggtTTGATTCTGGCCGAGACCGTCGGCGCGATCGTACACCGCCACGCCGTGGTCGTTCACCGTCGCCTCGCCGTGGCCGCGGCGATTATTCTCCTCGTAGGGATGACAGGTACGAACGGGAATACGACCGACATGATCGTGATTATGACCGCCGCGACCGGGATTATGACCGACGTGACCGTGACTATGATCGCCGCGACCGTGACCGTGAACGCTCGCGCGACCGTTCTCGCAGCCCTGATGAGAGAGAACGTGATATCAAGGATGACAGGGAACGCCGTGATGATGAACGTGAACGCCGCGACGATGAGCGTGAGAATGGCCCAaatggtgaagaaagaaaag TCCTTCTAGACCCTTTAACTTCTGCCCATGATGAACTTGACACTGCTGAGTAG
- a CDS encoding putative COP9 subunit 3 (predicted protein), whose product MAEFLSQLTSVSSGSFDEDYDRRIRDLITYLQQPSKASELSAASGYLLDNLDPSLHTLSYLSVFLFKIQSLQGSNKSRLPEQIYPGRELWLKAIRILRSFDPFQIRYAGHEWHRLVQLVVQAAQAVSKPLLAVLAVRDAIVRLDPSSEVLTSVHTTFIKLTLVSRSYSLAVPVLERQRS is encoded by the exons ATGGCCGAATTTCTTTCGCAACTCACCTCGGTGTCGTCAGGTAGCTTCGACGAAGACTATGACAGGCGAATCCGTGACCTCATCACATACCTTCAACAGCCGAGCAAGGCTTCTGAGCTTTCAGCGGCTAGTGGATATTTGCTAGAT AACCTCGATCCTTCTCTACACACTCTGTCTTATTTATCAGTCTTCCTTTTTAAGATACAGTCCCTCCAGGGCAGCAACAAGAGCCGGCTACCAGAGCAAATTTATCCCGGGCGAGAACTATGGCTCAAGGCTATTCGGATTCTGAGAAGCTTTGATCCTTTTCAGATACGGTATGCTGGTCATGAATGGCACCGGCTAGTACAACTTGTGGTTCAGGCTGCGCAGGCTGTCTCTAAG CCACTTCTAGCAGTTCTAGCTGTCAGGGATGCCATAGTTCGACTCGACCCCTCGTCAGAGGTTCTCACATCAGTTCACACTACGTTTATTAAACTCACTTTGGTGTCTAGGTCGTATAGCCTGGCTGTGCCAGTTTTGGAGAGACAG CGTTCATAA
- a CDS encoding 60S ribosomal eL18 domain-containing protein (60s ribosomal protein L18), which produces MKANIPLRGYFQVPTICPQYFPICSRVSFLHTGARASQLPGVPSVLAAMGIDLDRHHVRSSHRKAPKSENVYLQVLVKLYRFLARRTDSNFNKVVLRRLFMSRINRPPVSLSRIASNVTDAHKGKTIVVIGSVTDDNRLLNVPKLSVAALRFTATARARIEKAGGETLTLDQLALRAPTGANTLLLRGPKNAREAVKHFGFGPHSHKKPYVRSKGRKFERARGRRRSRGFKV; this is translated from the exons ATGAAAGCCAACATTCCTCTTAGGGGATA TTTTCAGGTGCCCACAATTTGCCCCCAATACTTCCCGATTTGCTCTAG AGTTTCATTTTTGCATACGGGTGCGAGAGCTAGCCAACTCCCAGGTGTCCCATCAGTCTTAGCAGCCATGG GTATCGACTTGGATCGCCACCATGTGCGTAGCAGCCATCGCAAGGCGCCGAAAAGCGAGAATGTCTATCTGCAAGTTTTGGTGAAGCTCTATCGCTTCCTCGCCC GTCGCACGGACTCCAACTTCAACAAGGTCGTGCTGCGTCGTCTTTTCATGTCGAGAATTAACCGCCCCCCTGTTTCTCTGTCGCGTATCGCTTCCAACGTGACCGATGCGCACAAGGGCAAGACCATCGTCGTTATTGGCTCCGTTACTGACGACAACCGCCTGCTTAACGTCCCGAAGCTGTCTGTGGCTGCCTTGCGCTTCACTGCTACTGCCAGAGCCAGAATCGAGAAGGCCGGCGGAGAAACATTGACCCTGGATCAACTTGCTCTCCGGGCTCCTACTGGAGCGAACACACTTCTCCTCCGTGGACCCAAGAACGCTCGTGAGGCAGTCAAGCACTTCGGCTTTGGTCCTCATAGCCACAAG AAACCCTACGTGCGAAGCAAGGGACGCAAGTTTGAGAGGGCCcgtggaaggagaaggtctcGTGGCTTCAAGGTTTAA
- a CDS encoding glutamate-5-semialdehyde dehydrogenase (gamma-glutamyl phosphate reductase) translates to MSLTESSAIDIARTASLASRRLATLSEADRNGALTALHDALLRNKNSILEANAKDVDMASRAAASGNLSQSILKRLDLSRPGKYDDMLKGILDVRDLQDPIGHVTLRTLLDDGLVLERVSCPIGVLLIIFEARPEVIANIAALSIKSGNAAILKGGKESTESFVAISQVISDAISSTQVPKSSVQLVKTRDVISSLLAQDSLIDLVIPRGSNELVRFVKDNTKIPVLGHADGLCSAYLHFDADPEVAVKVIVDSKTDYPAACNALETLLVHQDALETLFPAIADALISKGVCLRCDIPAKAALMKTLPAVPSHLLQDAIDSDYRTEFLDLILAVKTITTAPPGSSSVETAVAHINSHSSKHTDIILTRSKDIADVFMKGVDSAGVFWNASTRFADGMRYGFGTEVGISTNKIHTRGPVGLDGLTIYKYLIRGDGHRACDYSEGGKRWKHQSLPL, encoded by the exons ATGTCCCTTACCGAGTCTTCTGCTATTGATATCGCTAGGACTGCTTCTCTAGCATCTCGACGCTTGGCAACTTTATCTGAAGCCGACCGCAATGGAGCTCTGACAGCACTTCATGATGCGTTGCTGAGAAACAAGAATTCTATATTGGAGGCAAATGCGAAGGATGTCGATATGGCGAGTCGGGCCGCTGCAAGTGGTAATTTAAGCCAAAGTATTCTTAAGAGACTTGACTTGTCACGACCGGGAAAGTACGATGACATGCTGAAGGGCATACTTGATGTCCGGGATTTACAAGACCCAA TTGGACATGTGACTCTGAGGACACTGCTTGATGACGGTCTGGTGCTCGAAAGAGTGAGCTGTCCTATAGGCGTCCTACTGATAATCTTTGAGGCTCGCCCTGAAGTTATTGCGAATATAGCTGCCTTATCTATAAAGTCGGGAAATGCTGCAATCCTCAAAG GCGGCAAGGAATCTACGGAATCTTTTGTTGCTATCTCGCAGGTTATTTCGGATGCCATATCGAGTACCCAGGTTCCTAAATCGTCAGTGCAGCTTGTGAAAACGAGGGATGTGATTTCTTCCTTACTTGCCCAAGACTCCTTAATCGATCTTGTGATACCTCGCGGCTCGAATGAACTCGTTCGATTTGTAAAGGACAACACAAAGATTCCTGTTCTTGGGCATGCTGATGGCCTTTGTTCTGCATATCTTCATTTTGATGCAGACCCGGAGGTTGCGGTTAAGGTCATTGTGGACTCTAAGACTGACTATCCAGCTGCATGCAATGCTTTAGAGACATTACTCGTTCACCAAGATGCTCTTGAGACTCTATTTCCTGCTATTGCAGATGCTTTGATCTCTAAAGGAGTGTGTCTTCGTTGTGACATACCAGCTAAGGCTGCATTAATGAAGACCTTGCCGGCGGTACCGAGTCATCTGCTGCAGGATGCTATTGATTCAGATTATCGCACCGAGTTTTTGGATCTCATCCTCGCAGTAAAAACGATAACTACAGCGCCACCCGGAAGTTCGTCGGTTGAAACCGCGGTCGCTCACATCAATTCACACTCCTCTAAGCATACAGATATTATTTTGACAAGGTCAAAGGACATTGCGGATGTTTTCATGAAAGGTGTTGACAGCGCTGGTGTTTTCTGGAATGCATCGACAAGATTCGCAGATGGGATGAGGTATGGATTTGGTACGGAGGTTGGAATCAGCACAAATAAGATCCATACTAGGGGACCTGTAGGGTTAGATGGCTTAACCATCTATAAGTACCTGATTCGGGGGGATGGTCATCGAGCATGTGATTATTCtgaaggggggaaaagaTGGAAACATCAAAGCCTTCCGCTTTAG